GAAGGCGGAGGCAGGAAAAGGATTATCGACAAGAATCCCAGAGTACGGAAGAGGATCGAGGCAATACTTGAAGAAAACACTGCCGGAGACCCGATGAGCCATCTGAAGTGGACCAATAAATCCACTTACAAGGTCGCAGACGAAATAAGCCGCACCGAGGAACACATAACAAAAAACACGACGGCATCAATAATCAGGGCACTCGGATTCACTCTTCAATCGAACAGAAAGTCATTTGAGGGAGGCACATCGGAGGAAAGAGACAGCCAGTTCAGATACATCAACAGGATGGCAAAAGACTACATTCGGAAGAATATCCCATTCATATCGATAGACGCGAAGAAGAAGGAGCTTGTGGGCAACTTCAAGAATGCAGGAAAGAGATGGATGGCAAAGGGAAAACCCGAGCTGGTGAACGTATATGATTTCATCAATCTTGGCAAGGTGAAAGCGATTCCCTACGGCATATACGACATTGGCAGGAATAACGGTTTTGTAAGTGTGGGCGTGAGCTCAGACACCGCAGAATTTGCTGTTGCGAGCATCAGGAACTGGTGGAAAAACATAGGAACACCCAATTATCCCGGCAAGAGAGAGCTTGTTATCTGTGCAGATTGCGGTGGAAGCAACGGCTCAAGAAACCGGCTGTGGAAATATTCGCTCTGGAAATTTGCACAGGAAAACAATCTGACTGTGACGGTATTACACTATCCGCCGGGAACGAGCAAATGGAACAAGATTGAACACAAAATGTTTTCATTCATAAGCATGAACTGGAAGGGCAAACCGCTGATAAGCTATGCAGTCATCATAAATCTCATAAAAGCAACAGAGACGGAAAGTGGCCTGAAGATATCTGCAAAAATGGACAGGAGAGGATATGAAACCGGCAAGAAGATATCCGACGATGAATTCAAGAAAATCGACATCACCTCTCATGATGTCAATCCTGACTGGAACTACACAATCAACTAGAACATGGCAATTTATTATTGCCTAGGCCCTATGCGAAAACTATGTCCTGTGTCGAATCCGGGTGAGGCTGTGTAAAAAGTGATTACTTCACCTGCCTTCCGGCAGTTACGTTTTCCGGCATCTTGCCAGGATGTTTTTTTAAGGCAGACTCAGCAGCTGGTCACTGCCTTGACCAGCTTCTTTGTTCCTATTATGTTCAACACTCTTCTCAAGTTATACGCAAGCATTGTGAGTCCAATCTCTCCCCTCACCTTCCTGAAGCCTTTGAGCAGAAGATATGACTGATTGAATGCCCTCTTTATTGTGCCAAACGGATGCTCGCACATCGCCTGCCGTTTGGACATCATGGATGGATTCTCTCTCAGCCTATTCCGCATGTCATCGATCAGGTTCTGATGTTCCCAGCGATACATTCGCCTTCCTTTGTCGTATGTTGTACACTTTGTCATCAGATATCTGCATGACAAGCAAGCCTCTGTCTTGTAGACGAAATATCTCATGCCTGGAGATCTTGTTTCAGACACAGTCCAGAATCGGAGCCTCTTGTTCGCAGGACAGACATATGTGTCTGTCCTCCTGTCATATATGAATTTGTCCTCATAGAAGTCCGGTGTTGGTATGCCCCTGCTCTTCGACGGACCGCTGCCGGTCCTGTCCGGCGCCGGCACGTATGGAGTAATGCCGGCACCCACACACTTCTCAACTTCCTTCGCAGAGAAGTATCCCCTGTCTGCAACAACATCGATTGTGTCGGCATCGAGCATCTGCTTTGCAGCAGATGCCACATTGAACAATGAATCTGCATCTGCTGTTTTGTTGGTAACATCATATTCCGCAATCAGGTGATTCTTACCATCGACAGCGGCGTGTGCATTGTAACCGGCGAAGAATGATCATCGAGTAGGAGAAGGCGATTAGCCCTCGTCCTCTCACACCACCGTACATACGGTTCCGTATACGGCGGTTGGCCAGTGTTGGGACAGATGACTGTCCTGACACACATTCATCTCGTGCCGGGCAGCAGAATGGCACTTCGCATGATTTCGCAGTGGCTTCACCACTGCTCACACGCGGAAGCTCCCTTGCGGGATATTCTGCCCTGTGCTGTCCGAACTTGACGATGTACGCCATCACCGACCTTCACCCCTTCCGCAGACTGCGTACTATGGGTTCTGCTGACTTCTGGCATCTCAGCAGCTCATCGCTGAACTGTTTACGGCAGCATGTTTGTACGGACGAAACTCCGGCCCGTTTCACATGCTGCTGCATGATGCCAGATCTCCCCGGGTAAGAACGGATGCCTTCATCCCATATACCCGCCGNNNNNNNNNNNNNNNNNNNNNNNNNNNNNNNNNNNNNNNNNNNNNNNNNNNNNNNNNNNNNNNNNNNNNNNNNNNNNNNNNNNNNNNNNNNNNNNNNNNNATGTTTGTACGGACGAAACTCCGGCCCGTTTCACATGCTGCTGCATGATGCCAGATCTCCCCGGGTAAGAACGGATGCCTTCATCCCATATACCCGCCGCATATACGCAAGCAGACCTGTGCAGCTGTTGGACTTCGCTCTGAATGGCGAGCTTGTCCGGTCTGCTCACCGCCTCGTATACGGTTTCTGTTCGTCGGGCCGGGACTTTGCCTGCGGCTTCCTTCAGATTCAGTCTCGCGACTGACACCCTTGCCGTTCGGCTAACGGTCGCTGCTGCAACCCCGTAAAGGACTTTCACCTTCTGACCTCCGTTCATGCCGGGCACACCATTGCACCCGACTGCCCTGCAGTCAGGATCTGTCAGTGAAATCTCGTGCTCGCCCGTGCTCTCCATTTCATCTAGCATCTTTGAGTAGTGTTCCTTCTTCTCCTCGAGCTGCCTTATCTTTTCCTGGAGACTCTCTCCGCTCTTGCCTTTCCTCAAGCTCGTCCTCCCTCTCCATATCACGGATGTATCTGTCTATTCCGCTGTCAATCTCACTTATCTTCTTCTCTGCGACAGCTTTTGTAACGTTATTCTCGAAGGAGTTGACAGCTCTCAGCTTCGTGCTGTCAATGCCAATGAGCTCACCACCAAACAAATCGAGTTCCCTGCAGAAGAACACGAACTGCCTCTTCCTCTTCTTACCTGCCTTCCTGGGCACGAACCAGCACAGGTAGCGCCTCGTGCCGAAGCCGGTGCCGTCACCGGCAATATTCAGCCTGCGGCACTTTCTGAGCACCACTGTTATCGAGTGCATCAGTGACTGCAGAAAGTTCTCTGATATTCTTGAGCAGTACTTCCGTGCCATATTGTAGTGCGGCACAGTCGTCATGCCGTCGAGCATGACAACGGTGCTGTCAGCAGCCAGCAGCGAGTATGTGCCTCTGTATGAGTCGCAGAAGAGAGTCTTCAGCACGAGGAACATCACAATATCGGAAGGAGGCGCCGGCGGCCTTCCACTGCCGTCACTCCTCACCCTGTAAGGCGCCCTCCTGCTTCTCACCTCGGCACCAACAGTTGTTATGACCTCTTCTTTTTCATACTTCCGGCACTCGTTGTACACTTTCCAGTTCCTGCTTCTCCTTGTCGTTCACATCCCATCCCGCCGA
The genomic region above belongs to Candidatus Sysuiplasma acidicola and contains:
- a CDS encoding ISAzo13 family transposase, which gives rise to MGKADTDAMWLDTLYQCNEVQRRRLAGVKALELGRGGLSRVCKLTGMSHHTIIKGIEEVKSRGNEPLTRLRREGGGRKRIIDKNPRVRKRIEAILEENTAGDPMSHLKWTNKSTYKVADEISRTEEHITKNTTASIIRALGFTLQSNRKSFEGGTSEERDSQFRYINRMAKDYIRKNIPFISIDAKKKELVGNFKNAGKRWMAKGKPELVNVYDFINLGKVKAIPYGIYDIGRNNGFVSVGVSSDTAEFAVASIRNWWKNIGTPNYPGKRELVICADCGGSNGSRNRLWKYSLWKFAQENNLTVTVLHYPPGTSKWNKIEHKMFSFISMNWKGKPLISYAVIINLIKATETESGLKISAKMDRRGYETGKKISDDEFKKIDITSHDVNPDWNYTIN